In one Pempheris klunzingeri isolate RE-2024b chromosome 8, fPemKlu1.hap1, whole genome shotgun sequence genomic region, the following are encoded:
- the LOC139205846 gene encoding uncharacterized protein, with the protein MCNEGDVSGAKIINSDESETPLISSSNTVKIWSQQGIKEETTERDIEENTPLILREMDLKCCKTFDEVGMEEQTEPLDLSLPKKRESRERRCGRFLDDSGCESSLIMEVDEYEGEGDRDIVEEDDDGEGEDSVRRMDGADALEDSLLSPSFFSTSVFSSLSSLDCDTENLLLIDDQGIPYTLGPDGLKVPQVDASTSEDPQSDQANSAEVEGMGSPELASLADPSLSQSLDNALNAPSDHLYPSPAPATDSPTLGGDHTKTPEVFSSLITNADPSKAPEPSVKSVQEAKVVLSPSSGISAPTQPIQILTNPSANSPILLLSSSSSSPQLSSLPVGLSLPLSVPQTLPGASTPMFLLLSSVPSSSGDSASTSTPIAVLDPTTGQLSQITAASAPISLPLPSGQVGALGSPLPTLSHPVIRLSPNNPPVILSGVNNVNPGSVITSLSVRSSSPALQNDRHSTTPLLHSQISSSDSSPGSEAISAEEVSNENKKPSTFTASSPRPQSASLTHDPSAQPSSEPQSPASEPIYDPSDLHSQHLPLDDHLYFSSAAAPPSPPVGPILSSGKLDSLDPVDPLSPAESPNSLASRRVLYCQLCPRVFFYLSDLERHAITHSQKKPHVCQQCGKAFKRSSHLQRHKHIHTGQRNFVCPICAKRFREAGELQRHQRVHTGEKPYQCQLCHTRFAERNTLRRHTKRKHPYHQVAMEMLNERKGSGRGDGGGGGGSGVQEEEESAEWYSSTVSTLNNSESEVET; encoded by the exons atgtGCAATGAGGGAGATGTTTCGGGTGCTAAAATCATCAATAGTGATGAGTCAGAAACTCCTTTAATCTCCAGCAGTAATACAGTAAAAATATGGAGCCAGCAAGGGATTAAAGAGGaaactacagagagagacattgAGGAAAATACTCCTCTAATTTTGCGAGAAATGGACTTGAAGTGTTGTAAGACATTTGATGAGGTGGGAATGGAGGAACAGACAGAGCCACTGGACCTGAGTTTGCCCAAGAAAAGAGAGAGTCGAGAGAGGAGGTGTGGACGCTTTCTGGACGATTCTGGCTGTGAGAGCTCGCTGATTATGGAGGTGGATGAATAtgagggagaaggagacagagacatagtagaggaggatgatgatggtgagggAGAGGACTCTGTGCGGCGCATGGACGGCGCTGATGCACTTGAAGACTCTCTCTtgtctccttctttcttttctaccTCTGTCTTTAGCTCCCTCTCCTCGCTTGACTGTGACACTGAAAACCTTCTTCTCATAGACGACCAGGGAATCCCGTACACTCTCGGTCCAGATGGACTCAAAGTACCGCAAGTTGATGCTTCCACGTCAGAGGACCCTCAGTCAGATCAGGCTAATTCAGCAGAGGTAGAGGGAATGGGGTCACCAGAACTGGCCTCATTAGCAGATCCTAGCCTCAGCCAAAGTTTAGATAATGCACTAAATGCACCTTCTGATCATCTTTACCCCTCGCCCGCCCCTGCTACTGATTCTCCAACACTAGGTGGTGATCACACAAAGACTCCAGAAGTCTTCTCCAGTTTAATTACAAACGCAGACCCCTCTAAGGCACCAGAGCCAAGTGTTAAATCTGTTCAGGAGGCTAAAGTTGTTCTGTCCCCTTCCTCTGGGATATCAGCCCCCACGCAGCCCATTCAGATCCTCACAAACCCTTCTGCTAACTCTCCTATTCTCCTCCTgtcgtcttcctcttcctctcctcagctctCCTCACTACCGGTGGGTCTCTCACTTCCCCTTTCAGTCCCTCAGACCTTGCCTGGTGCTTCCACCCCCATGTTTCTTCTCCTGTCATCTGTACCCTCTTCCTCAGGCGACTCCGCCTCTACCTCCACCCCCATCGCTGTCCTTGACCCCACGACCGGCCAGTTGTCCCAGATCACAGCAGCCTCGGCCCCGATCTCCCTCCCTTTACCCTCTGGTCAGGTCGGTGCGCTGGGATCACCTCTGCCCACTCTGTCTCATCCTGTCATCAGACTCAGCCCCAACAACCCCCCCGTCATCCTGTCAGGAGTGAATAATGTAAACCCTGGCTCTGTTATCACCTCTCTTTCGGTGCGTTCGTCTTCTCCCGCTCTTCAAAACGACCGTCACAGCACGACTCCCCTCCTGCATTCTCAAATCAGCTCTTCCGATTCAAGCCCTGGAAGTGAAGCCATATCTGCCGAAGAGGtctcaaatgaaaacaagaagcCATCAACTTTTACAGCATCCTCTCCGCGCCCACAGTCTGCTAGTTTGACCCATGACCCCTCAGCTCAGCCCAGCTCAGAGCCCCAGTCTCCGGCCTCAGAGCCCATATATGACCCGTCTGACCTGCACTCACAACACTTACCTCTGGATGACCATCTTTACTTCTCCAGCGCTgctgcccctccctcccctcccgtCGGAcccatcctctcctctggtAAACTCGACTCCCTCGACCCAGTGGACCCTCTCTCTCCAGCGGAGTCTCCCAACAGCTTGGCCTCTCGCAGGGTGCTGTACTGCCAGCTGTGCCCGCGGGTCTTCTTTTACCTCTCCGACCTTGAACGCCACGCCATCACACACTCGCAGAAGAAGCCTCACGTTTGCCAGCAGTGTGGCAAAGCCTTCAAACGCTCCAGCCATCTGCAG AGACACAAGCACATCCACACAGGCCAGAGGAACTTTGTGTGCCCCATCTGCGCCAAACGCTTCAGGGAGGCCGGTGAGCTACAGCGCCACCAAAGggtccacacaggagagaaaccctACCAGTGCCAGCTTTGCCACACACGCTTTGCAGAGCGCAACACACTACGGCGACACACTAAACGCAAACACCCTTACCACCAAGTGGCCATGGAAATGCTGAACGAGAGAAAAGGAAGCGGCCGAGGAGACGGGGGAGGCGGTGG